The DNA region CGCGGTTGCTGTTCCATCATCTTTTCATCCCTTCTTTCTTACGCCATCGAACCATTCGGTCTGGAGGCGCGTTCACGACTTCCCTTTATTTCTTCGCCAGCCAGTGGAGCGGATCGACCGGCTCAGCTCCCTCACGCAACTCAAAGTATAATGTATTTTCTCCTGTCATGCCCGTGTCTCCGGTTTCCCCAATCGACTGGCCTTCGACCACCTGCTCACCAACCTTGGCCAAAATCTTGGATGCATGGGCATACAGCGAGAAGAACCCGTTGGCATGATCCAGGATTATAACGAGTCCGTACCCTTTCAACCAGTCCGCATAAACAATGCTCCCGGGCATCACGGCATGAATCTGACTCCCCTCGGTCGTACGAATTTCGATCCCTTTGCGTTGGACATAGGTGTCAAAGGTGGGATGCTTCTGCCGCCCGAAGAACGACACCACCTGTCCTTCGGCCGGCCAGGGCAGTGCTCCTCGAACGCCACGTGGGAGCGATGCCGTCGTCGGCGGGCGCATGGCCACGGCCCGCCGACGCGATTCCAAGTCCTGCAGCAAATGATCCACCCGTGAGGCTGACCGTTCCAGCTCTTCGACCGCACGATGATAGGCATCTTTCTGATGTGTAATTTTCGTCAGATAGAGGGTTTTCTCTTTTTGAAGCACTCGAATGTCGGCAAGCTTCTTTTCGATGTTTTGCTTGAAAACCACCAGCCCATCTCGAGCGTCAGCCCGCTGGTGCTCAGCCTGCTCCATCCGTGCCATGTCGGCTCGAAAACCTCGAAGCAGCTCGTAGTCCTTCTGCGAGACAGCGGAGAGATACTGCCCGCGGCGTTGAAGATCTCCGTAGGAATCAGCGGTTAACAGCGCCTTCACATACCCGAACCGGCCTTCCATGTACTGCACGCGAAGCCGGGCCAAGATGGCCTCCCGTCGCGATTGGACACTGGTCCGCGTCACCACCAACTGTTCAGTAATCTCATTCAGCTCATGATCTTTTTGTCGCAGTTTTCTATTGATATCCTGATGATCTTGTCGATGGTGGAGCAATCGTTCATCCAAGGATTGGAGTCCTTGTAGCACGGATTCCCTCTTTTTTTCGGCAGCTTCTTCCCGCTTCCGCTTTTCTTCAATTTTGTCTTTTAGTGCTTCAAGACGCTTTCGCTCACGCTGAATTTTTTCGGCGAGGGGATCCGTGGCTGCCTCAACGGGCATGACCCACCCCCCGAGTGCCAGAAACCCGGCCAGCAGAAGGAGGGGGAGTCTCATACACGTCCTTCTCTAATGCGCAGTAGCGAGACCACACTGCCGGTAAAACCCAGTGCCATTCCAGCGAGGACCAGTGCAAGACAAGCAGAGAGTGGGAAAAATGATATCAGCCCCTCCATTTCGCTGAAACGGCTGACGAACTGCACTTGTTGCCGGAACAGTTCGAACCCGACCTTGAGAATTCCCAGGGATAAGGCGCTGCCACACGCTCCCAGCACCGCCCCCTCGAGGAAGTACGGAACACGGATGAAGGTGCCGGTGGCCCCGATCGAGCGAAGAATTTCGATCTCTTCTCGTCTGGTAAACAAAGTAAGCCTGATTGTATTCCCGATAATCGTCACCGCGGCGGCTGAGAGGAGGATCCCCACGCCGAGCGCTGCCAATTCAATATAGCCGATGAGCTCGGCCAACAGGCTGATCCATTGCTGATTATAGTCGACCTTTGCCACTCCTCCCATGGTTTGAACTTGTTCCACCCATTCTTTAATGGCCTCGGGAGAGCGAGAGTTCTGAGCCAGCGTCACGACGAATGAGGCCGGGAGAGGATTCTCGCCAAGCCCCTCGAGCAGATGAGAATCATCGGGGAATTGCGTACGGAACTCCGCCAAAGCCTGCTCCTTCGAGATATAGAGCACACTTCCTACCATGTGATCGGACTTGAGCATCAGTTCAAGCTGCAGACGCCCATCTCGAGAGAGGCGGTCCTCCAAATACACCATAACCTTGACGTCTTCCTGAAGCCATCCCGCCGCATGCTGTAGATTCACATAGAGGAGGAGAAAGATTCCAACACAGGTCAACGTAAATGCCGTGGTCAAGATGGCAACGATGGTCGTCATGCGGTTCGTCCGCATGTTGGCCCAGGCCTCGCGAACCAGATAGAAGAGCCGCCTCATACGCCGACCCGGTCAGGCATCGCCCGTTCCGGGAGGACGACGCCTTGCATCAAGCTGATCACTCGGCAATTCACTTGACGCATGACATGATGATTATGCGTCGCCACAACCACCGTGGTACCCCTGGCATTGATCAGTTTAAACAGCTCGATGATCTCACCCGTGAGTTCGGGATCAAGATTGCCCGTCGGCTCATCCGCCAACAGAACGACCGGTCCGTTCACGATCGCCCGAGCGATACACACTCGCTGTTGCTCTCCCGTGGACAGACTACTGGGGGACTGGTCACGCTTATGCTCAACGCCGACTGCTCGCAACGCTTCCGTGACCTTACGTCGAATATCTTTTTCTGAGACACCCTGCACGATTAGCGGGAGTGCCACATTGTCAAATACTGATTTCTTCGGCAGCAAGCGGAAGTCTTGAAAGACCGAGCCCACCTTCCGTCGCAGGTATGGGATCTCAGACCGTTTCAGTTTCGTGACATTCTTACCTTGAACAAAAAGCTGTCCCTCATCCGGTTGCTCCTCCCCGATCAGCATACGTAGGATCGTCGATTTTCCCGATCCACTGGGGCCCATGAGCAGCACGAACTCTCCCTTCTCGATCTCGATCATGACGTCGGAGAGCGCGGGTCTTCGGTCGTACCATTTCGAGACATGGATGAGCTGAATCATCGCGTCCACGAAGACCCCTCTCGATAGAGATGAGACCTGTCACAACTCGGTGACATCGAACGCATTGGAGATGTGTTCAATCTGCCCCGGGGCCGATGGCTTTCCTTGAACCAAGACAACATCGAATCGACAGAGCTTATCAGACCAGTGCCGCTGCGCCAGATACTGCGCGGCCAGCTTCGACAGTTTCGCCTGCTTACGGCGATCCACTGCCGACAGTGCGCCTCCAAACGCCTCAGTGCTCCTACCCTTGACCTCGACAAAGACGACGACCCCCTGATCATCTGCGACGAGGTCCAATTCACCGATTGAGAGCCGCACATTTCGGTCAAGGATACGATACCCCTTCGCGATCAAGAACTGCTCCGCCCTCATCTCGCTGACCTGGCCGAACTGGTGACGCGGATCTGCAGCGTACATGGGATTATGCCTCGGATAACGTGGGACCCGTCGGATGAACCTCCCCCATCTTCCTGGCACTCATGGCAAGTTTGACTGGAGCAAAACTTCGACGGTGGATGGAACAAGGGCCGTGGTGCGCAAGCCGTTCCAGGTGTTCCGCCGTCCCATACCCCTTGTGTGAGAGGAACCCGTACTCCGGGAACGTGTCATGATAGCGTGCCATCAACCGATCTCTCGTGACCTTGGCCACGATAGAGGCAGCAGCAATCGAGATGGATAAGGAATCTCCTTTGATGATCGGCCGTGCTGGAATGCTGACACCGGGTAGGCTCACAGCATCGATGAGCACATAATCAGGTAACGGGACCAGCTGTTCGAGAGCCCGTCGCATGGCAAGCCGGGTGGCCTCAAGAATATTCAACCGGTCGATTTCTGCAACGTCGGCCCATCCGATTCCCATTCCCACCGCTTGCTCGCGGATCGTGATGTAGAACCGTTCCCGTTCACGCTCTGACAGTTGCTTCGAATCGTTCACCCCGGCAAGCCGACTGCGTACAGGAAGGATCACTGCAGCCGCCACCACGGGTCCCGCCAATGGACCACGCCCTACTTCATCAATCCCAGCGATACGGCGATATCCACAGAGTCGGGCTGCTCGTTCAAACTCATCAGTAGGTCCCATCAATCGCTCTCTACCGACGATCCTGCCGATCGGCCAGCCATGATGGAACGCCTGCGTAGAGCTGACCTACGCCGTAACCGCTCCTTCTTCGGATACCGCAGGCTGGGCAGAAGATTTGCTCTCTCCAACAAACTCCCGCTCCTCAACTTTGGCAAACCGCCCTTTCTTGCCGCGGAGATAGTACAGCTTGGCACGTCGAACGCGCCCCTGGCGCACGACATCGATCTTCGACACAATCGGAGAGTGCACGGGGAAAATCCGCTCGACACCCACGCCGTACGAGAGTTTCCTGACCGTGAACATTTCGGTGTTCAAGCTGCCCTTACGGGCGATGACCGTCCCTTCATACACCTGAATACGTTCCTTCTCGCCTTCCACGACTTTGACATGGACACGTACGGTGTCTCCTATCTCGAAGTGCGGAACCGACTTTTTCGTCAATGATCGCTGAATTCGCTCCAACTGATTCATGTCCTCAACCCTCCTCCTCGCATAATAACGGGGCCGTCAACAGGCCTTCATTCATCAACTCATCCAACAATTGTCGATCTTCTTTCGTAAACGTCCGATCCCGCAGCAAATCAGGGCGTCTGAGATACGTGCTACGCAAGGCCTGTTTGCGACGCCACAAGCGAATGGCCTCATGATGACCAGACAACAAGACCTCCGGCACCGTGATACCGTTGATCTCCGCCGGTCTCGTGTACTGTGGATACTCTAAGAGCGACTCAGAAAATGACTCATCGACGGCAGAACTTGGATCGCCCAACACGCCAGGAACGAGCCTTGTCGTGGCATCGATCAACACTAACGCCGGCAGTTCACCTCCCGTAAGCACATAATCTCCGAGTGAAATCTCTTCAGGCGCCAGAGCGAGACGGACACGCTCATCCACACCCTCATAGTGGCCACACAGAATCACCATCCGACGAGACTCGGTCGCCAACTCTTGCGCATATAACTGTGTCAACGGGCGCCCATGAGGAGTCGGAAACAGCACCCGAATCTCTTCTCCTTGCGACTGAGCCTCTCTCCGCACTGCGGAAACCGCCTGGAGAATCGGTTCGGCTTTCATGACCATCCCCGCACCACCTCCGTACGGCATATCGTCGACGACTTTGTGGCGATCCGCTGTAAAGTCGCGCAGATTGTGCACCCGCACGGTGAGAAGTCCCTTCTCCTGGCCACGCTTGAGCATGCTCTGCGCCAAAACCGGCGCAAACATACCTGGGAACAATGTCAGGACATCGAACCGTATCATGGCTAATCACCAAGCCCGTCGATCAACCGCACCGTCATGATTCGAGCGATCAGATCAACCGCAAGCACGAATTCTTTTGCCGCCGGGATCAAGACCTCTTTACTTCCATCGCGAACAACGATCAGCGAATTGCCTGGCAATTCCCATATCGCCTCCACCGTACCAAGCAGCTCCCCTGACTCCGTCTGGACGGCGAGCCCCACCAAATCGCACTCATAGTACTGCCCCGATGGAAGCTCAGGGATAGCCCCGCGAACTGTCTGAATCAATCCCCCACGCCAAAGGCCTGCTTCTTCTGGTGTGGTGAAGGCGGACAAGCCAAGGATAAAGCTCGTTCCCGCTCGCCTCACATGGGTCACGCCGGTTTCCAGCGTCCGTCCGTTTGTGGCCAGAAGGCTGACATGCGTCAACCCCTCCAGTCGACCTGGGACATCGGAGAGGGAGCGAACCTTGACCTCTCCACGAACACCAAACGGCCGCTCGATCCGTCCCACTGTGACGGTTTCCGGTTGACTCACCATCCCACGGTCAAGCTTTTGCTGAAGCCTTCTTCTGAGTGGACTTTTCAGCCGGAGCCTTCTCCTTTGCGGACTTTTCAGCCTCAAACTGCTTCCAGACCCCCGCACGACGCAGCAATGTCCGCACGGTTACCGTCGGTTGAGCCCCTTGGTGAAGCCACGTCAGCACCCGCTCCTGCTTGAGTTCCGGCACGCCAGCTTCTTTCAGCGGGTCGAAAATTCCAAGAATTTCGATGAAGCGGCCATCGCGTGCTTTCCGCGAGTCTGCCGCCACCACCCGATACATCGGTCGTTTATGTCGTCCTGTGCGAGCGAGCCTTAAATGTACAGCCACAACAATCCTCCTTTACCCTGGTTCAAGTCTTCTGAATCGATTACCGTGCACGCAAGAGCTGAGCGAGTTGCCGACGCCCTCCCGCACCGGTCATTGCCTTTGCCAACTTCTTTGCAGACAGGAATTGCTTGATGAGCCGATTCACATCCTGCACCGTCGTACCACTTCCCCGCGCAATCCTTTTTTTTCGGCTTCCATTAATGATCGTATGATCGCGACGCTCTTTCACGGTCATCGAATCAATCACAGCGACCACCCGACTGATCTCTCGCTCGGGTTTATTGCCCTCCATCGCTTCCTTGAGCTTTTGTCCACCGGGAAGCATGCCCAAAATCTGTTCAAACGAACCCATGCGATTCATTTGTCCCAACTGGGTCCGAAAATCTTCCAGCGTAAAGGTGTTACTGGTGAGCCGTTTCTGAGCGGCCTCCGCCTGTTCCCGTGTAATGCTTTCCTGTGCTTTTTCAATGAGGGACAGCACATCCCCCATCCCAAGAATACGGGAGGCCATCCGGTCCGGATGAAACGGTTCGAGCGCATCGAGTTTTTCCCCAACCCCCAAAAACTTGATCGGCTTTCCTGTGGCAGCTCGAATCGACAAGACCGCCCCCCCGCGCGCATCTCCCTCGACCTTGGTCAGGATAATGCCGGTGAGGCCGACCCGTTGATCAAACTGTCCGGCCATAGTGACAGCGTCCTGGCCGGTCATCGCATCCGCGACTAAGAGTACCTCATGAGGGGCCACGGCAGCCTTCACCGCGGTCAATTCCCCCATCAACTCATCATCAATATGCAACCGACCGCCGGTATCCAGAATGACCAGATCAAAGCCCTGCTCTCGGCCTCGATCCACACCGGCACCGCAGATCCGGACCACATCGGCTTGTGAAGCTTGAGTCTGATCGGCACGATGTACTTCGACTCCAAGATCTCGCCCCAATGCACTCAACTGCTCACCCGCAGCAGGGCGACGCGGATCAGCCGCCACCAGCAGCACTCGCTTGCCTTGAGTCTTGAAAAGACGCGCAAGCTTTCCGCTGGCCGTCGTCTTTCCTGCACCTTGCAGTCCGACCATCATGACGATGGTCGGCGGTTGGGAGTTGAGAGCGAGTCCAACTCGATCTTGCCCCATCATCGCCCGGAGCTCATCCCAGACGACCTTGACAACCTGATGGCCTGGAGTCAGACTCTGCAGGACCTCCTGCCCAATCGCCTTTTCGCGCACACGATCGATAAACTCTTTGACGATCTTAAAATTGACGTCCGCTTCGAGGAGAGCAAATCGCACCTCCTTGAGCGCTTCAGTAATATTCTGCTCGGTAAGCACACCTTGCCCACGGAGCTTTTTCAGAACCTTTTCGAACTTCTCACTTAATGCATCAAGCATGACACCGTACCGCCGCACAAAAAGAGGCTACCGAGGCCTTGCACCAGACCTCCGATTGCCTCGAAAATCCTAGATAAAGAGCACCGGAAAGTGTATAGGACCACAGAAAGCAAGTCAAGGTCACCAGAAGTCAGTAGTTTTATTGACATGCAGAAACCCTTCAGATATGGTGCCCCTGTGAGACCGTTCGACCTCACCACTCGCCTACAGGGAAGCCGTCAACGAGGAGAAGCCACGTGCGAAAATCGCCCTGGGTCCTGATCGTGTTTGTGGTCATCGGAGGTCTACTGGGCGGGATCCTTGGCGAAATTCTCCATGTGATGGCACCTCAGGGCACCATCCAAAGTATTTTCTCAACGCATTTCATGCCCGGCATTAATCCGCCCCTGACCGTGGATCTTGTGTTGATCAAACTCGTATTGGGGTTCAGCCTCAAAATCAACATATTGAGCATCCTCGGCATGTTTGTCGGCATCTATCTGTACAAGCACGTCTAAGCAGGGTGCTAAAAAACTCCGCCAGCGGCGTTCTCACATCGCTCAGAGGCTCACCGTACCGAAGCGTACGCCTCACCTCTTCGCTCGCTGCGGCCTTGCTGGACGGCCTTTTTGAACATCCTGAATTATTGTGGTCCGAGTGTTGTACGAAACGGTCTCGCTGCATTGTTGCGAATCACCAAGCTTTCCTGCAACTTATTAATCCTTCGCATCTAACGTCTGAAGTCGCAACGCCCTGATCCGATTCCGCAACTCTGCGGCTCGTTCGAAGGCCAGCTCCTTCGCAGCCGCTTTCATCTCGATCTCCAGTCGTTGAATCAGTCGATCGGTTGACTCTGCACTTCCATATTCCGCATCGGATTCCGCCGCAAGCGGTAATTGAACGTAATCAAGGTCTGTGACCGCGTACTCAAGCGACGGAATCCCTTTCGTAATACCGACCGGCGTAATGCCGTGGATGCGATTGTACTCGGCCTGAATCCCACGACGGCGAGTCGTCTCGTCAATGGCCTGCTTCATCGAATCCGTCACACCGTCGCCATAAAAAATTACCCGCCCTTCGAGATTGCGTGCTGCCCGGCCGGCCGTTTGGATCAACGCGCGGTAGGAACGCAGGTAACCTTCCTTATCCGCATCCAGAATCGCAACGAGGCTCACCTCGGGAAGGTCCAACCCCTCTCGCAGTAAATTGATTCCGACCAAGACATCAAACGTTCCACACCGGAGATCCCGGATAATCTCAGCTCGCTCAAGCGTTTTGATGTCGGAATGGAGATAGCGAACCTTTACGCCCAAATCGTGATAGTACTCTGTCAAATCCTCCGCCATCCGCTTCGTCAGCGTTGTCACAAGCACTCTTCCCCGCTTAGCCACCTCTGCACGAACTTGGCCGAGAAGATGGTCAACTTGCCCTTTGGCCGGTACGACTTCGATATGCGGGTCCATCAGTCCGGTCGGACGAACGATCTGCTCCACGACCTCATGACCTGCATGCGTGAGCTCGTAGGTGCCGGGTGTGGCCGACACATACACGACCTGATTGAGACACTGTTCGAACTCCACAAATTTTAACGGTCGATTATCAACAGCCGACGGAAGTCTGAATCCGTACTCCACGAGAGTCCGTTTCCGTGAAAAATCCCCCTCATACATGCCTCCGACTTGAGGGATGGTCGCGTGAGACTCATCGACGATCAACAGAAACTCCTTCGGAAAGTAATCCAGCAACGTGGGGGGCGCCTGGCCCGGATTTCTTCCGCTGAGATGCCGAGAATAGTTTTCAATTCCGTGGCAATAGCCCATTGCTCGGATCATCTCAAGATCAAACTTCGTACGCTGCTCAATCCGCTGAGCCTCCAAGAGCCGTCCGGATTTTCTAAAATAGGCAACACGCTCGTCGAGTTCTTCCTCAATACCGGTAATGGCCCGCTCATAGCGATCCGGCGCAATCAGATAGTGGGTATTCGGGTAGATCGCAACCTTGGGCAGTTTTCCCAAGGACTTCCCAGTGAGCGGATCAATTTCATGAATGGCATCCACCATATCCCCGAAGAGTTCGATGCGTACGGATTTCGCTTCCGACGACGCAGGGAAAATTTCGATCACATCTCCGCGCGCCCGAAAAGTTCCACGATGAAAATCCACATCATTGCGTTCATATTGAATATCCACCAACTTCGACAAAAGCTTATCGCGCCGTGCTTCGAGACCGACCTCTAGATAAATCAGCATGTCATGGTACACCTCCGGCGACCCCAGCCCATAGATACAGGAGACGGAGGACACAATCAGAACATCATTTCGTTGTAACAGCTCTGTCGTCGCGGAGTGACGCATCTGATCAATGGCGTCATTGATCGAGGAGTCCTTGGCAATGTAGGTATCACTCTGCGGGATATAGGCTTCCGGCTGATAATAATCGTAATAACTCACAAAATACTCGACGGCGTTATGGGGGAAAAACTGTTTGAATTCCTGGTAGAGTTGTCCGGCCAGAGTTTTGTTGTGCACGAGCACCAGCGTCGGCTTCTGGACACGTTCGACAAGATTAGCCATCGTAAATGTCTTGCCTGATCCTGTGACTCCCAACAAAACCTGATGCTTGGTTCCTGCGTGGATTCCGGCCGTCAGCTTGTCGATGGCGGCAGGCTGATCTCCACAAGGCTTGAAGGGGGCATCCAGCTTAAAGGGCGGCACGACACCCTCCCGCGATGCGACGGATCGCATACCCAATCAACATCAAAACCCTCCCACCATAGCCCTCAAAAGTAAAAAGGGCTGCCGGAACCTCCGGCAGCCCCTCATCGGCAACGAAACAGATCTCGGATTAACCGCGGCCTCCGCCACCGGAACGTGGCTCTTGAGGACGCGCTTCATTGACTGTCAGGGTACGTCCACCGAGTTGCGTCCCGTTCAACGCGGTAACCGCCGCCTGCGCTTCAGCATCGGAGGACATTTCCACAAATCCAAACCCACGAGATTGCCCGGTAAACTTGTCCGTGATGATCCGGGCCGAGGCCACAGACCCATGCGCCGCAAACAAGTCACTCAGCTGCTGCTCGGTCGTTGAATACGGCAATCCACCGACATAAATCTTCGCACCCATCAGGCTCCTCCTTTGACACAAGGATGTTGTTTTGGACTCGAGAAAGCAACGAGGAAGGAATGGGCCGAAGACGTCAACACCACGGCGGCTTAGCTCTGGCTTCCGATCAGATTCCCGGACTGGCCCAACACAACATCTATCCAGGCCTCATCACTTTCTGCGCCGAGCTTGCGCAGGCCTTTCACAAGCTGACGAGTGAATCGTACCCCAGATGCAAAGGCAAAGGCAAGTTTGAAGGCAGACTCAGGTGGCCGGTTGGCTCACACTAGTAAGCTGGAGGGGAGGAAAGTGGCCGGTGCGAAAAGAGCGGAACCGCGTGGAAACTATCAAACAGCATTGTGGACTTGTCTGCCACCACAAATCCGACCTGCCCCAATCCGAACGCTTGGTCCTCAACGGATAGCACGAGCGTGCCATCCACAAATACCTCGATGAAGTCTTTACTGATGATCGTATTGCGTTGCACTCTGAGAGTATGCCAATCAACCGATTTCAGATTGACGGCCGCTTGCCCGAGAACCGTAGCGACTCCGCTGGAAAGGCGAACGAATCTGACCTGCTGAGCTGCAAGGTCCACGGTCGCACCATAGAAATTTTTCGCATCACGTGCTCCGATCACCACTCCACCTGATCCAGCAATCCCGGGGGAGGCGTACAACCGAACGCTCACATCCGGATATTCATATTGCATCCCTTCCGCCAACAACACCTGATAACAAGACTGCCGACAACTCGACGAAGCAGCGACGACATTGGGTGGGGAGGGAGCCGTGGGATGACGTTGCACAACCCACTCGGCAAGCGGCTCATCACGGAACACGGCCTGCACAAAACCATGAGGCAGCCCGCCGATCGGTTCTTGATCGAAAGCCCATTGCTGAAAGAGCCCACCCTTTGCCTGTTGTTTCAGATTAGTGGCCTTTTCCTCTTGCGTCTCCCGTTGAACACCGTAGCTCAGGGAAGGCCCCATCATAGTAAAAACCGCTCCGGCCACTAACAACAACCCCAGCGTCGCCAACACTCCCCTCCCGACATGTGATGCGCGAATGACCATCAGCGTTAACACGGCTTGCCTTACTTGAAGCTCTCAGATTTCTTGATTTGAAGAATGTCGCGCTGCAGCCGGTCCCGTTCAGCAAGGAGCGTTCGTCGCCGCTTCCAGCGATCCCAAGTCCACCACCGCAGTTTCTCACGGAACGTCACTATCGGAGGCGCCGCACTTCCGCCTGGAGCCTGCTGGAAGGAGTAGCCCTCGTGGGTATGACGCTCCTCAAAAAACCGCCGGTACAAATGGTCGTACAACCCTTTCCCCTGTTCGCCCCCAGCCATCCCGAATCTCCATCCTCATGACATGGCCAACCATCGCCGCTGATGCTCGAATAGTACCTGGGCTCGGTAGCCCTCTGCAACCGGCTTCCCCACATGCTATGATTCGTCGGGATTCTACCGTTACACTCTGTGACCCACGCACCAGCCATGAATGCTATCGTAGCCTGGATGAATCGGGTACTCGCCAGAATAGTGATCTGCGCTACCGTGGCCTTCTTACTGCAACCTCAGATCACTCTCGCAGAAGCACCGGAGACGGCTTTTCAAGCTGCCCTAGAGTCACTCTCTCCAGAACGGATATTGGCCGACATCCGAACACTCAGCGGCCCCTCGTTCAACGGACGGCAAACCGGCACGAGCGCCGATCTCGAGTCTGCACGGTGGGTGGCGCAAGAGTTTCTTGCAGCAGGCCTGCGGCTCACACGGGTTCACAATGGATCGCTGATCGTACCGTTCTTCACTGGACAGGATGGGACTTCATCCGGTGCGATGGCCACGCTGATCCCCACACCAGTGCTCACACCGGATCCAATCCTACGCGTTGGACCGACAGATCATCTGATCACCAAAGCTCTTGGCTTGGACTATCTCCCCATTTTTGATTCGCCTTCCGCAGAAATCCAAGCCCCGGTCGTCTTCGTCGGATATGGCATCGTTGATACGACGCAACACATCGATGACTATGCCGGTGTCGACGTGAATCATTGCATCGTGCTGTTTCTACGAGGCAAGCCGGAACACTACAGGCAAACCATCAGCCACGCCGATAAGGTGCTCTACGCGCAAGAGCGTGGAGCGATTGGCTACTTGACGGCAACAGGCC from Candidatus Nitrospira nitrosa includes:
- the rpsP gene encoding 30S ribosomal protein S16, yielding MAVHLRLARTGRHKRPMYRVVAADSRKARDGRFIEILGIFDPLKEAGVPELKQERVLTWLHQGAQPTVTVRTLLRRAGVWKQFEAEKSAKEKAPAEKSTQKKASAKA
- the ffh gene encoding signal recognition particle protein, whose translation is MLDALSEKFEKVLKKLRGQGVLTEQNITEALKEVRFALLEADVNFKIVKEFIDRVREKAIGQEVLQSLTPGHQVVKVVWDELRAMMGQDRVGLALNSQPPTIVMMVGLQGAGKTTASGKLARLFKTQGKRVLLVAADPRRPAAGEQLSALGRDLGVEVHRADQTQASQADVVRICGAGVDRGREQGFDLVILDTGGRLHIDDELMGELTAVKAAVAPHEVLLVADAMTGQDAVTMAGQFDQRVGLTGIILTKVEGDARGGAVLSIRAATGKPIKFLGVGEKLDALEPFHPDRMASRILGMGDVLSLIEKAQESITREQAEAAQKRLTSNTFTLEDFRTQLGQMNRMGSFEQILGMLPGGQKLKEAMEGNKPEREISRVVAVIDSMTVKERRDHTIINGSRKKRIARGSGTTVQDVNRLIKQFLSAKKLAKAMTGAGGRRQLAQLLRAR
- a CDS encoding murein hydrolase activator EnvC family protein; this translates as MRLPLLLLAGFLALGGWVMPVEAATDPLAEKIQRERKRLEALKDKIEEKRKREEAAEKKRESVLQGLQSLDERLLHHRQDHQDINRKLRQKDHELNEITEQLVVTRTSVQSRREAILARLRVQYMEGRFGYVKALLTADSYGDLQRRGQYLSAVSQKDYELLRGFRADMARMEQAEHQRADARDGLVVFKQNIEKKLADIRVLQKEKTLYLTKITHQKDAYHRAVEELERSASRVDHLLQDLESRRRAVAMRPPTTASLPRGVRGALPWPAEGQVVSFFGRQKHPTFDTYVQRKGIEIRTTEGSQIHAVMPGSIVYADWLKGYGLVIILDHANGFFSLYAHASKILAKVGEQVVEGQSIGETGDTGMTGENTLYFELREGAEPVDPLHWLAKK
- a CDS encoding ribonuclease HII; amino-acid sequence: MGPTDEFERAARLCGYRRIAGIDEVGRGPLAGPVVAAAVILPVRSRLAGVNDSKQLSERERERFYITIREQAVGMGIGWADVAEIDRLNILEATRLAMRRALEQLVPLPDYVLIDAVSLPGVSIPARPIIKGDSLSISIAAASIVAKVTRDRLMARYHDTFPEYGFLSHKGYGTAEHLERLAHHGPCSIHRRSFAPVKLAMSARKMGEVHPTGPTLSEA
- a CDS encoding YraN family protein, whose translation is MYAADPRHQFGQVSEMRAEQFLIAKGYRILDRNVRLSIGELDLVADDQGVVVFVEVKGRSTEAFGGALSAVDRRKQAKLSKLAAQYLAQRHWSDKLCRFDVVLVQGKPSAPGQIEHISNAFDVTEL
- a CDS encoding DUF4321 domain-containing protein, translating into MRKSPWVLIVFVVIGGLLGGILGEILHVMAPQGTIQSIFSTHFMPGINPPLTVDLVLIKLVLGFSLKINILSILGMFVGIYLYKHV
- the ftsE gene encoding cell division ATP-binding protein FtsE translates to MIQLIHVSKWYDRRPALSDVMIEIEKGEFVLLMGPSGSGKSTILRMLIGEEQPDEGQLFVQGKNVTKLKRSEIPYLRRKVGSVFQDFRLLPKKSVFDNVALPLIVQGVSEKDIRRKVTEALRAVGVEHKRDQSPSSLSTGEQQRVCIARAIVNGPVVLLADEPTGNLDPELTGEIIELFKLINARGTTVVVATHNHHVMRQVNCRVISLMQGVVLPERAMPDRVGV
- a CDS encoding cell division protein FtsX; protein product: MRRLFYLVREAWANMRTNRMTTIVAILTTAFTLTCVGIFLLLYVNLQHAAGWLQEDVKVMVYLEDRLSRDGRLQLELMLKSDHMVGSVLYISKEQALAEFRTQFPDDSHLLEGLGENPLPASFVVTLAQNSRSPEAIKEWVEQVQTMGGVAKVDYNQQWISLLAELIGYIELAALGVGILLSAAAVTIIGNTIRLTLFTRREEIEILRSIGATGTFIRVPYFLEGAVLGACGSALSLGILKVGFELFRQQVQFVSRFSEMEGLISFFPLSACLALVLAGMALGFTGSVVSLLRIREGRV
- the trmD gene encoding tRNA (guanosine(37)-N1)-methyltransferase TrmD codes for the protein MIRFDVLTLFPGMFAPVLAQSMLKRGQEKGLLTVRVHNLRDFTADRHKVVDDMPYGGGAGMVMKAEPILQAVSAVRREAQSQGEEIRVLFPTPHGRPLTQLYAQELATESRRMVILCGHYEGVDERVRLALAPEEISLGDYVLTGGELPALVLIDATTRLVPGVLGDPSSAVDESFSESLLEYPQYTRPAEINGITVPEVLLSGHHEAIRLWRRKQALRSTYLRRPDLLRDRTFTKEDRQLLDELMNEGLLTAPLLCEEEG
- the rimM gene encoding ribosome maturation factor RimM (Essential for efficient processing of 16S rRNA), translated to MVSQPETVTVGRIERPFGVRGEVKVRSLSDVPGRLEGLTHVSLLATNGRTLETGVTHVRRAGTSFILGLSAFTTPEEAGLWRGGLIQTVRGAIPELPSGQYYECDLVGLAVQTESGELLGTVEAIWELPGNSLIVVRDGSKEVLIPAAKEFVLAVDLIARIMTVRLIDGLGD
- the rplS gene encoding 50S ribosomal protein L19 — protein: MNQLERIQRSLTKKSVPHFEIGDTVRVHVKVVEGEKERIQVYEGTVIARKGSLNTEMFTVRKLSYGVGVERIFPVHSPIVSKIDVVRQGRVRRAKLYYLRGKKGRFAKVEEREFVGESKSSAQPAVSEEGAVTA